The following proteins are co-located in the Stigmatella aurantiaca genome:
- a CDS encoding pesticin C-terminus-like muramidase, whose amino-acid sequence MGVDSTRGSSSGSSSVSSRSSTSQSSSANATTSVNKTTPDVAQSNPVAKTPTVNFDQSTFEQAKNVASMPNLMSSTPIRNQPMDAAAFDPAKALEAAPELLGATPLNPTPQTFVSDFEVPKGQLTFDAEGLETRGAYFSREAHWPGGASGVTIGRGYDMKGRSEETVRSDLIAAGVPDADAELLAQGAGLEGKAASDFTKREDVAAIEISPAAQKELFTKVYDHYESEVERISNKDDTVAKYGSVDFDNLDPAIKDVAVDLLYRGDYKPSTRTEIQQHLVNNDLQGLHDLLADESKMTGDWGVPQDRFERRRDYLQAALDAQAAAAPQE is encoded by the coding sequence CGTCCTCGGCGAACGCCACCACCAGCGTCAACAAGACCACCCCGGACGTGGCCCAGAGCAACCCCGTCGCCAAGACCCCGACGGTGAACTTCGATCAGAGCACGTTCGAGCAGGCCAAGAACGTCGCGTCGATGCCGAACCTCATGTCGTCCACCCCGATCCGGAACCAGCCGATGGACGCGGCGGCCTTCGATCCCGCCAAGGCCCTCGAGGCGGCGCCCGAGCTCCTGGGGGCCACTCCCCTGAACCCCACGCCGCAGACCTTCGTCAGCGACTTCGAAGTGCCCAAGGGGCAGCTGACGTTCGATGCCGAGGGGCTCGAGACGAGGGGGGCCTACTTCAGCCGCGAGGCCCATTGGCCCGGGGGCGCGTCCGGGGTCACCATCGGCCGCGGCTACGACATGAAGGGGCGGTCGGAGGAGACCGTTCGCTCGGATCTGATCGCCGCGGGCGTGCCCGATGCCGACGCCGAGCTGCTGGCCCAGGGCGCGGGGTTGGAGGGCAAGGCGGCCTCCGACTTCACCAAGCGGGAGGATGTGGCCGCCATCGAAATCAGCCCCGCGGCCCAGAAGGAACTGTTCACCAAGGTGTACGACCACTACGAGTCGGAGGTGGAGCGGATCTCCAACAAGGACGACACGGTCGCCAAGTACGGCAGCGTCGACTTTGACAACCTGGATCCCGCCATCAAGGACGTCGCCGTGGATCTGCTCTACCGGGGCGACTACAAGCCCTCCACCCGGACGGAGATTCAGCAGCACCTCGTCAACAATGATCTCCAGGGGCTCCACGACCTGCTCGCGGACGAGAGCAAGATGACCGGTGACTGGGGCGTCCCGCAGGATCGCTTCGAGCGGCGCCGGGATTACCTGCAGGCGGCGCTGGACGCGCAGGCAGCCGCTGCGCCTCAGGAGTAA